The DNA window TGAGCACCGAGTACTTCACTCCGTTGATATCCGTGTCGTGTTGGTTCACTCCCAGAATGGGTGTACCCCTGCCAGGATAACCGGCTATGCTGACGGCGTGTCCGTGATCAGCCGTCACCACAATCAACGTGTCACTGATGTTGGTCATGTCGCGAGCCAGCTGAATGGCCTTCTCGAACTCCAGAGCCTCGTCCAAGGCGTAGCCCGCCTGGGTGTAGTGGTTGCCATAGTCAATGAGACCGCCTAAAAGGCAGTCAAACTTGTAGTAAGTGGTATATAAGACTAAGGAAGAACCTACCCTCTATGAACACGAAGTATCCGTTTTCATTATGCCTGAGCTTCTTGATGGCCACCTCGGTGAGTTCCGAGAGAGTTGGCTGATAGGTGGGATCAGCGTCCATGTGAAAGTCCATCAAGCCCGACTGGAAGGTACCAATTATGCTGGAGGCAGACGAAACGTCTACGTTAAGCAGCTGCTTGCGATTGGTGACCAGGACGCCTTTGTCGTGGAGTGCCTGCCAGCGGGACAACAGATTCACACCATCGGATCGCTCTCCAGCCGTTCCGTGACTATCCTTCATGGTTTTGGGTAGGAACTTGCCCATTCCGCCGCCGAACATGACCTCGAAGTTCTTGCCGGGCGTCTGGGTCACCAGCTGGGTGGCCATGTCGATGCAGGTGCTGGCATCCACTCCATAGCTGGTCACATCCGTGTCGCTCTGCCACATTCGATTGGCCGTCTTGGCATATGCTCCCGATGGACTGGCGTGGGTCAGTGTGGTGGTGGTCACAATGCCCGTGGACTTGCCGGCATTCTGGGACCATTCCGCAATGGAGGTCAGGCGGTTCGCGGGATCCTGGCTGGCGGTGCAGTTGTTATAGTTTACTGCTGCACTTACTCCGATATTAATGATGTTGGTTTTCACGCCG is part of the Drosophila yakuba strain Tai18E2 chromosome 2R, Prin_Dyak_Tai18E2_2.1, whole genome shotgun sequence genome and encodes:
- the LOC6531594 gene encoding membrane-bound alkaline phosphatase: MHFSQSRWLHAILLFLLAFVGTTLSRVQEVHDVLELTGQKASKLRFSTDVATGKYTPPEEMDPQFWYKLADEEITKRLQLPQPNSLKAKNVIMFLGDGMPLSTVTAARILKGQRQNKTGEESSLSFEKFPYSGLSRTYCANAQVPDSACTATAYLCGVKTNIINIGVSAAVNYNNCTASQDPANRLTSIAEWSQNAGKSTGIVTTTTLTHASPSGAYAKTANRMWQSDTDVTSYGVDASTCIDMATQLVTQTPGKNFEVMFGGGMGKFLPKTMKDSHGTAGERSDGVNLLSRWQALHDKGVLVTNRKQLLNVDVSSASSIIGTFQSGLMDFHMDADPTYQPTLSELTEVAIKKLRHNENGYFVFIEGGLIDYGNHYTQAGYALDEALEFEKAIQLARDMTNISDTLIVVTADHGHAVSIAGYPGRGTPILGVNQHDTDINGVKYSVLNYAAGPNQYLDESGQRIPLDDILGPDDAISPSYIAKEIGVHSGEDVGVWASGPQSHLFTGVMQQSTIPHLMAYASCVGSGKQVCNK